Proteins encoded by one window of Primulina huaijiensis isolate GDHJ02 chromosome 1, ASM1229523v2, whole genome shotgun sequence:
- the LOC140977120 gene encoding protein LIGHT-DEPENDENT SHORT HYPOCOTYLS 10-like: MMPNALVGGQGSSSSTSSSASVSASASASAPTDHQPPQLSRYESQKRRDWNTFGQYLRNLRPPLALSQCNYNHVLDFMRYLDQFGKTKVHTQGCMFFGQPDPAGPCTCPLKQAWGSLDALIGRLRAAYEENGGASETNPFANGAIRIYLRELRDSQAKARGIPYKKKKKKRKVSEGMSSNFHQI, from the coding sequence ATGATGCCAAATGCTCTAGTTGGAGGTCAGGGATCGTCTTCGTCCACGTCGTCGTCAGCATCAGTTTCAGCTTCAGCGTCAGCTTCGGCGCCTACCGATCATCAGCCGCCTCAGCTGAGCCGATACGAGTCTCAGAAACGTCGTGATTGGAACACCTTCGGGCAGTACCTGAGAAACCTTCGTCCCCCCTTGGCCCTGTCCCAGTGCAACTACAATCATGTCCTTGATTTCATGAGATACCTCGATCAGTTCGGGAAGACTAAGGTTCACACACAAGGGTGCATGTTTTTCGGGCAGCCCGATCCTGCGGGGCCCTGTACTTGTCCCCTCAAGCAGGCCTGGGGAAGCCTCGACGCTCTCATTGGTAGGCTACGCGCCGCCTATGAGGAGAACGGCGGCGCGTCGGAGACAAACCCTTTTGCGAATGGGGCTATACGTATTTATCTTAGGGAACTGAGGGATTCTCAAGCAAAGGCAAGAGGGATACCCtacaagaagaagaaaaagaagaggaAAGTTAGTGAAGGAATGAGCTCAAATTTTCATCAGATTTAA